The Bos indicus x Bos taurus breed Angus x Brahman F1 hybrid chromosome 10, Bos_hybrid_MaternalHap_v2.0, whole genome shotgun sequence genome has a segment encoding these proteins:
- the LOC113899606 gene encoding olfactory receptor 4F21-like, whose translation MDGPNDSVVSEFVLLGLSGSYETKVFLTLIFSWIYLGIILGNLFILLLVIFNSHLHSPMYFLLANLSFIDMGVASTTVPKMITDLLNEYKIISFQGCMVQICFIHIMGGVEMVLLIAMAFDRYTAICKPLYYLNIMNPKICVSFVITGWVIGVTHAISQFAFIINLPFCGPNKVDSFYCDFPRIIKLACTDGAKFEFIVAANSGFMSMGTFFLLILSYIFILVTVWKCSSGDLSKAFVTLSAHITVVVLFFTPCMFLYVWPFPRSSIDKYLFIADFALTPVLNPIIYTLRNKEIKVAIKRLIKRHYVKFC comes from the coding sequence ATGGATGGACCAAATGATTCTGTGGTTTCTGAGTTTGTGTTGCTTGGACTCTCTGGTTCTTATGAAACAAAAGTTTTTCTCACGTTGATATTCTCCTGGATTTATTTAGGGATCATCCTGGGAAatctcttcattttgcttttagtaatttttaattcTCACTTACATTCTCCTATGTACTTCTTATTAGCAAACTTGTCCTTCATTGATATGGGGGTTGCTTCTACCACAGTCCCCAAGATGATTACAGACCTTTTAAATGAATACAAGATAATTTCTTTCCAAGGTTGTATGGTACAAATATGCTTCATCCACATAATGGGAGGAGTGGAGATGGTGTTACTCATAGCCATGGCATTTGACAGGTACACAGCAATCTGCAAGCCTCTTTACTATTTGAACATCATGAACCCTAAAATATGTGTTTCATTTGTAATCACTGGCTGGGTAATTGGGGTGACTCATGCTATATCTCAATTTGCTTTCATTATAAACTTGCCCTTTTGTGGTCCTAACAAAGTAGACAGCTTTTATTGTGACTTTCCCAGAATCATAAAACTTGCATGCACGGATGGAGCCAAATTTGAGTTTATTGTTGCTGCCAACAGTGGCTTCATGAGCATGGGCACCTTCTTCCTGCTAATCCTCTCCTACATCTTCATTTTGGTCACTGTCTGGAAATGTTCTTCAGGAGACTTATCCAAGGCATTTGTCACTTTGTCAGCTCACATCACTGTGGTGGTTCTTTTCTTCACTCCATGCATGTTTCTTTATGTTTGGCCTTTCCCCAGATCATCAATTGATAAATACCTCTTCATTGCTGACTTTGCTCTCACCCCTGTCTTAAATCCCATTATATATACATTAAGGAACAAAGAGATAAAGGTAGCCATAAAAAGATTGATCAAAAGACATTATGTCAAATTTTGCTGA